The DNA sequence CGTAACCCGCTGCTGCGATGGACGGTGGGCGAGGGGGCGCTGAATGAGTTTGCCTTCTCTCCAGACGGCAAGTTTCTGGCTTGTGCGAGCCAGGACGGCTTCCTACGAGTGTTCGGCTTTGACGCCGCAGAGCTCCACGGAACAATGAAGAGCTACTTCGGTGGCTTGCTATGTGTGTGCTGGAGCCCCGACGGGCGGTATATCGTGGCAGGAGGGGAGGACGACCTGGTGACTGTGTGGTCGTTCTTGGACTGCAGGGTGATCGCACGGGGCCATGGTCACAAGTCGTGGGTGAGCGTGGTGGCGTTTGACCACTGCACCACTAGTGTTGAGGATGGGGAGCTGCCTGCTGAGTTCAGTGGAAGTGATGAGGACTTTCATGAGCAGATTCACTTTGGGGCAGGCAGAGAGAGGGCCAACAGCTCTCACTCTAGGCTTTCTAAGAGAAACTCTACTGAAAGTAGGCCTGTCAGCGTGACGTATAGATTCGGCTCAGTGGGGCAGGATACTCAACTGTGTCTATGGGATCTTACAGAGGACATCCTTTTCCCTCACCTCCCTTTGTCTCGCACAAGAACTCACACTAATGTGATGAGTGCCACAAGCCCTACAGCCACTGGACAAACAGTCACCACTGTATCCATCACCTCCACCACCAATTCCAGTGGCACCAATGGTAAAGACAATGTGAGCGATAGTAGCGCCGGTGGCAACCCAGCTAATGCCCTTCCCGACCCCCTGCCCCGCTCTAACAGCCTGCCTCAGGCTACCAACCCAGCCGGAGGCAGCACCCCCAACAGCCACACGgggagcagctgcagcagcagcagcagcagtaagGGCAACAGCATCATCGACAGCGCCTTCATCTCCACCAAGTTTGCAACTCTGTCTCTTCACGACTCGCGGAAGGAGCGCAACGAGAAGGACCACAAGCGAAACCACAGCATGGGTCACATCAGCAGCAAGAGTAGCGACAAGCTCAACCAACTTAGCTCCTCGCGGACGGTGAAAGCCGAGGCAGCCAAGACTTTAGGCACGACGCTGTGCCCGCGCATGGAGGAAGTTCCCCTCTTAGAGCCGCTGGTGTGCAAGAAGATCGCCCACGAGAGACTCACTGTGTTAATCTTCCTTGAGGACTGTCTGGTCACAGCTTGTCAGGAGGGTTTCATTTGTACATGGGCAAGGCCTGGCAAAGTGGTGAGTTTACAGGCCTTTTGAGGCTAATTTCACTTGACAACACTAGATCGATGATGGTTATAATAATTTGCTGTCATTCATCTATCCATCTGTCTGCCCGTCCATAAATCCATACAGATACGGATATATAGATATTGTTTTAACTAAACCCGCAGAATGTTTATGGATAGAGATGCACTAATAGGAAATTACTGGCagatttctgatatttttcttcaaattttaTGCTGATTTAAGCCGATTCTGACCTTTCTTTAACAACTATAATTAACAGCAATAGAAAAAGAggacttttatttattattaatacttATTTTAGGAGGAGAGATGAAAGAGGGTGTGGAGTTGAACTTACCAGGGTCAATATAGAGAAATGCACATGAAATAAGTATCAGAAAACCCCTAAAAGAGTAAATCAGTCTTTGGGTGTATTCACatcaggaaagtcctttggtccgcttgtttggtccggaccaaaagcgaactttatttttttcatttggtgcagtttgttttcacattgtactttttgcaagtgaactattacttgtaaacaaagccacgcgggtgacgatcattgttcccattggacagaaatgacgggggcgggacagagcacagacccggaaattgaggaaaacatctgtagacgtgctgcgtgcagcacctctgttctgcatatttatgccgttatttcagctgcaatattattatgagagtgaagagcagctcagtCAACATAgattttgagacgttccatttataatgttggaaccccgtcggagaatgcgtgctgaacgccgacgttctctacgtgccttgtcccacaacaagccagtagtgttgctaagcaacacacagcttatcaggtatgattacaacacacacctttgctaccggctacggtggctttttatgtccaaagaaatgtacgctttttgtagttggttcggatcggggccggtttgtattcagaccataagcgaaccgaaccgcaccagagtccgtttggaagcggaccaaccaagaccacctcaaaaagtgggtctcggtccggaccaaggggggaaacgaactctgatccgtttaaagcggaccaaaagtggcaagtgtgaatacaccctttgACCTGTGCCATATTTTTGCTTCTACTGAAGAAACTATACTTTGCTGAATTGCAGTGATCTGTTCTGTCTTGGTGCACTTTAGTGGGACTTGTCCAGAGTGTGTTTATAACAAGAAATCATGTAC is a window from the Girardinichthys multiradiatus isolate DD_20200921_A chromosome 15, DD_fGirMul_XY1, whole genome shotgun sequence genome containing:
- the wdr20b gene encoding WD repeat-containing protein 20 isoform X1, whose product is MAAEGGGKETNEIKTQFTTREGVYKLLTHSEYSRPNRVPFNSQGSNPVKVSFVNVNDQSGNGDRICFNVGRELYFYIYKGVRKAADLSKPVDKRIYKGTQPTCHDFNPLTATAESVSLLVGFSAGQVQLIDPIKKETSKLFNEERLIDKSRVTCVRWVPGSESLFLVAHSSGSMYLYNVENACGTTAPHYQLLKQGDNFAVHTCKSKSARNPLLRWTVGEGALNEFAFSPDGKFLACASQDGFLRVFGFDAAELHGTMKSYFGGLLCVCWSPDGRYIVAGGEDDLVTVWSFLDCRVIARGHGHKSWVSVVAFDHCTTSVEDGELPAEFSGSDEDFHEQIHFGAGRERANSSHSRLSKRNSTESRPVSVTYRFGSVGQDTQLCLWDLTEDILFPHLPLSRTRTHTNVMSATSPTATGQTVTTVSITSTTNSSGTNGKDNVSDSSAGGNPANALPDPLPRSNSLPQATNPAGGSTPNSHTGSSCSSSSSSKGNSIIDSAFISTKFATLSLHDSRKERNEKDHKRNHSMGHISSKSSDKLNQLSSSRTVKAEAAKTLGTTLCPRMEEVPLLEPLVCKKIAHERLTVLIFLEDCLVTACQEGFICTWARPGKVGLLSSQNNPANSPSGTVV
- the wdr20b gene encoding WD repeat-containing protein 20 isoform X2, which encodes MYLYNVENACGTTAPHYQLLKQGDNFAVHTCKSKSARNPLLRWTVGEGALNEFAFSPDGKFLACASQDGFLRVFGFDAAELHGTMKSYFGGLLCVCWSPDGRYIVAGGEDDLVTVWSFLDCRVIARGHGHKSWVSVVAFDHCTTSVEDGELPAEFSGSDEDFHEQIHFGAGRERANSSHSRLSKRNSTESRPVSVTYRFGSVGQDTQLCLWDLTEDILFPHLPLSRTRTHTNVMSATSPTATGQTVTTVSITSTTNSSGTNGKDNVSDSSAGGNPANALPDPLPRSNSLPQATNPAGGSTPNSHTGSSCSSSSSSKGNSIIDSAFISTKFATLSLHDSRKERNEKDHKRNHSMGHISSKSSDKLNQLSSSRTVKAEAAKTLGTTLCPRMEEVPLLEPLVCKKIAHERLTVLIFLEDCLVTACQEGFICTWARPGKVGLLSSQNNPANSPSGTVV